A segment of the Brienomyrus brachyistius isolate T26 chromosome 4, BBRACH_0.4, whole genome shotgun sequence genome:
atgtgtgccacgccctctgatcatccacgtgtgcttccccgatcatgcccagctgtttcctgttattttcagcTTGCCTTTTGTATTTAGTCCCCGTCTGAGTCcgtcttccccagacttgtcattaatgttagttacTCTTAGTGTGTTgccgtctgccctgtcttcCCGTTCCcttattaaaccctcgttttcccgtaatcctgcctacctgcctcatccttccccgcttcctgcttgcccATCCAATCCCCAATCCTgacattaacaaggtgttttaaaaataacaacaattgatactgatccctgtggggaattcctcttaacatccccccccccccccccgctctctgtaggtgagggTAAGCTgactgcaaagggcagccacccatagcagcacccagagagctgggggttaagggccttgctcagggacccccagatgtaCAAAGGCCAGGCTTGAACTGACAATTCTCAGTAAACTCTACACACTGGAGTGTGTGAAATTAAAATCCCTGGACGGTGACTGTTTCTGAGGTGATGGAGCCGCTACTCTTATGCTGCGCTCAATTTACCTcagagctgggaatgacgtcacagatGAATTTAAAAGACGTAAACAAGTCAGAAATCTTTTACAAAACCAGTGACCTGTTTCAAAAAGCTAGATTTCTTGTTTAGCCGGATAGCTTGTTGGATATAGTGtgtagggtctgacaatgggtccaaggattccatcctgatacctaatggcagtcaaggtgttgTTGTCtggcctgtagaggtctgtgcgtccctccatggatatgcctccccagaccatcactgacccaccaccgaaccagtcatgctgaacaatattACAGCATAATGCTCTCCACAGCTTTTCCAGACCCTTccacgtctgtcacatgtgctcaggctctcatctgtgaaaagcacagttctgatattctatggcaaattccaatcgagctccatggtgccgGGCAGTGAGCACCGGGGCCACTAGAGGGCGTCGGGCCCTCAGGCCTCCCTCATTTCTGTTTCTGATTGTATGGTCAGAGATATTCACACCAACGGCTTGCTGGGGGTCATTATGTAGGGCTCTGGCAGTGcttatcctgttcctccttgcacaaaggagcagatacggGTCCTGcagatgggttaaggaccttctgtgGCCCTGTCCAtctctccttgagtatctgcctgtctcctcgaatctcctccatgcccttgagactgtgctggaagACACAGctaaccttctggcaatggcacatatTGATACGCCATCCGGGAGGAGTTGGACTATCTGCACAACCTCTGTATGGTCCAGGTATCACCTCATgttaccagtagtgacactgactgaagccaaatgcaaaactagcaaaaaaaaatagtcagaaaaggtgagGAGGGAAACATGTCAGTGGCCTCCAGCTgttcattcctgttttgggggtcgtctcattgttgcccctgttattaatttcattaacaccaaagcagctgaagctgattaacaaccccctctgctacttacagtaaaggagaTTCAGTAGGAATTCAATCAGAACTTCTTAAACTTGCATTTTCAGTAAATTTTTCTTTCAATTTACCAAACCAGACTTGTTCTGAGTGTTTTGTAGTAATTATACTAACATGTTAagacaaaaaacatttttatttcaaattaaCTTTATTTAAGAGTGTTTCTggcctgacctgtatctccgcccttcctgcagcagctgagactgtatcatggcctctgtgttcatccagcatacagagataacagatacactgctggtcggtacggcagtagacctccaggggtttgtcatggtgggaacagaccttgtcctgCAGATGGCCAGTAGGATCAGTCTgcttgtgcttcttaaaagctggagactcatagtgaggctggaggtgagtttcacagtaagaggccagacagaccaggcaggacttgacagctttgtgttttctcccagtacagacgtcacactccacatctccaggtccagcgtaatggtcagcaggagtagctgcttgtagtccagtcttcttcagtttctccaccacttcagccagtatggtgtttctgcccagaacaggtctgggtatgaaggtctgtctgcagtgggggcagctgtaaactccaaaacgatcttcctcatcccagcagctcttaatgcagctcagacagtaactgtgtccacagTTGATAGTCACTGGATCCTTCAGTAGATCCAGACAGATTGGACAGCTGAACTGGTTCTGATCCACTGCAACactggcttctgccattttaccacgaacactgatataattcagtttcgttttctctcacttcctgcttctcaggctgcagtaggtgtggttttggactgaggccagactgagaagagcagactgggcaaatACTGGAGTTATAGTTTATAACTAAAACAGTACATTATGCAAACTATACACACCACAGATATATATTTAGCTTTAATGAGAATATCTgttactgacattgtttttcCACAAACAAGCTATAATCCTATTATTTAATTTTGTACAGTAGATAGAAATTATGTACAAAGGTATAAGAGAGCAGatctactgagaatgaatttctgtgtctgTTTAGAAATATGTTTGGGATCatgtggtttcaggtgaaacatgcagggatgtgcaattatagacagactgtgtcaggattagacagaacaagctttgacaAGCTCTGAAccactaattcaccaaactgcatgatcttggacagcagaaggaaacctgaggaaacccacaggaacacggggagaacatgcaagcagtacatgcagaaccaggagtgggagccacacccacaagccttgaggcgtgaagtgagagcagctggtctgaagtcctgaagggagctgaAACGCcctttctttggaacagtgtggagccgtcctccattactgcttatcctgtacaggggggtggggagcctggagcctgtcccaggtggcacagggcgggggacacGATGGATAGGATACTAGTTcatagcagagcacaaactcacacatacagactcacactaagagcagcttagagatcccaatcggctgatcgcagtttcatgttctccaaagtaggaggagaaagcccacattggaagaacatgcaaacttcacacatacagcaggagggacaggaaacaagccaagagacagaggttacaccccgagaccccacacccccccacaatcacacatactgttaggatttatttaaaagttacattttaatgctacaaaattatgactgactatgaacttcatattccagaactgtgttggaatTTATGCTGACTttaagaatgttaccttacaggatttacctgtttctgtgccctgtacctacagtaaggtGTGATCTCTGttccttcaaagcagacataCTCACTCACATACGATTACATTTCTAGTACTTAGCAGATACTGTTACcgaaagtggtgaacaagtgaggcaaacatgacactgcaaacatgccgctgtcaaggtgctgactgggcactagtgcagctaggctggtatttctgggctccacagacatcactggcggttggtgtcgtggtcaccgggaCGAAAGACTCATGCAGCAGGTATTTGTCATgcaacaaacagggacttattgggatcaggatgggaggctatggaacaggcaacacataaggcacaacatcagtgatcgaactggggaacacaggaccaggaagtacttaaatacaggactaatgatggaagagactggaggcagctgggagtgtttaacacgagggctggaatgagacgtgagaccaacaagcaCCAAACATGGCCTGTGAGAGTCATatcagggaggtggcaggacattCAGTTCaactcaatttatttttatatagcgcctttcacaacaaagTCGTCCCAAAGCACTTCACAcggatgtgttgtgatacattacatCACTAAAAAGAGTAATACACAACGGGAAAAAGGAAggagagaaattaaataaagtCAGATAGCAGAGGAGGAGATGAACCAGAAACTTCCAAGCAAGTAAAAAAATtcctctgggggtccatggtcaactggctgcccaccccccctggGCATAATAATattactgaaaacagaaaagagtggacttGCTTGCTAACAGTTAAGTATAAGGTGTGATTAAGGATCAAGACAAAGTCCATGAATGAGTCTGTTCTCTACACTGGCCTGTGTAGGATGGGCCTTATTTGGTCATTTGTGTGCATTTAGTCCACTTGAAAACTTTACCTCTGCGAACTTACTTACCAGCaacttattgtgtgtgtgtgtatatatatagtgaCTGACAATCTCTTCCATTCTATTTATGCCTCGAATCTATTTACTTGGAAATATTCTGTGCATCTGCCGGCAccttccaaactaaatctcatttatcCCTCCCATCTATGACTTTAGTTAAGGCAGTTTCATTGCTGTGTCCCAGGCAGAAGCCTGACTGGAAACAATCCAGTATGTTGTGTCTCTCCATCTATAAATGAATGTAACCTTGGGCTGCAAGGTTACGTAgccccgactacgccacccgaGGCCCTGCCCCCCAGAACTTCAAATTAACCCCACGACTTCCACTTGTAGTTACATTtgcatgaacacacagagacgcatatcccagaattaaaacaatttattatCACAATACTTAAAAAGAACCTTCCCAGCCAGTAaacaattaccagcatatgacaCCACTAAAACAGACAAATGGGGTTGAGAGCAAAACCCAGGTGCTGGTGGTCCAATACTATAATCACGCCTTAACGCCTTAGTCAGCCAGGGAAGGTGCTTACCTGGAGAAAGAAAAAGTAAGGggagacaccacacacatacaccccgaGGGCACTGTAAGGGACCAAGCAGTAAGGCGACAAACACAGGAACTTAAAGAAATAGGGCTTTATTGACCCCCAAAATACAAACAATCACAAACTCAAAACCTTAATATTGGGCCCATAAAAGAGGTCAACGAAACATAACATTACAAAGCAAAACAGCAACTGAAGCAAACTGACCTTCTTAATAAGGAAACATGAGGGAACATATATACCGGTTTGGCCAAACCAATTCACACACAAAAGGGATAAACCAAATAAGCACTACATATGCCTAACCAAAGCAAAACAGAACTAAACCCCAATTCCCCCTCTTGCCATGGCAGCACATGGTTCGCGCCAATTCCAGGGGTTGTCCTTTAAGCCACACCTTTATACTGAATAAGACCATCCCCCACAAGCAAAGTAATTACAAAccaaaatattaaacaatcactacacacacacacacaaccctaCAATATCAGAATATATACCCACATACACTACACCTAATCCCAAAGACAATACAATAATTCATAGGTCTTATGCAAAatatatgctataatgcaaaaaCACATACAAATACTGACCCCAGGTCTTACTGTGTTGCTGGAGCCATCACAGCACACATATCCAAGTGGGAGTTAACATCAAAATCACAGCAAACCACATTCTGGAGTTAATATCTCTCATTCACCCCACATTCACTCCATGCAGTGCAAGAACACAGCCTCCAACCCCCAAACCccagcaccacattcactgGCTCTATGCCGTAAATGGGGAAGAGAATAAATTACCCTCCAGACCTCCTACTATACCAGCCAGCACCCAGTTAGCCCCGGTAACCACACCCCCCCTTATTCACAACTATGCCAGTACAACGCACATAATCttacaaaccaaacaaaatcaaaacaggcaaaacagcagtgaccatCTCCTGAGCGTCAGCATAAACCCGGACACACTCGTCGCCCCGAACCCAGCCTTACGGCGCAGCCCGGACACGAAACCAACCGCTCACCACCATTTCAAGCTTAGTGGGGATTGGGTCTAGTGGACAAGTAGTTGGTTTGATCTTAATTATAATAGTTGAAATGACAGTACTCCCCcgccaacccccccaccccaccaaaagCACGCCTTCCAGCCATGAAGTCCACGGGGATCAGACAATAGGGCTGGAACCAGACTGGACACTGAactagacaggggacgacagaaGAGATGCTGGACAGGACAggaccagacaagactagacagaacactagacagaGAGCAACACCAGACACAAGAGCAGTTGCAAgacatcactaaggacatggagcggataaaggaaaagctaggaaccacaggtacagcagtcctgtcagaccccaaaacaggacggatagg
Coding sequences within it:
- the LOC125740332 gene encoding E3 ubiquitin-protein ligase TRIM47-like isoform X3, with the translated sequence MAEASVAVDQNQFSCPICLDLLKDPVTINCGHSYCLSCIKSCWDEEDRFGVYSCPHCRQTFIPRPVLGRNTILAEVVEKLKKTGLQAATPADHYAGPGDVECDVCTGRKHKAVKSCLVCLASYCETHLQPHYESPAFKKHKQTDPTGHLQDKVCSHHDKPLEVYCRTDQQCICYLCMLDEHRGHDTVSAAAGRAEIQKQMVETQREFQQRIQMREKELQELREAVASFTSSAKSAVEDSERIFTAMIRFIERRRSEVTKLIRDQEKAVVSQTEGDMKRLKQDIDELKRRHSVLEQLSHTEDHIHFLQRYQGLPVTPEAGFGPRISVSPRCSFENMRKVVSELKDQLENVCEKKMAETHHTVTKDTILPVLVPTTRSEFLQ